The nucleotide window CGTGCAGCTCGATGACGGCACGTCCACGCTCGAAGTCACGATCTTCAATGAGCAGTTCGAGGCCAACAAGCATTTGTTCAAGGAAGACGAGTTGCTGATCGTCCAGGGCAATGCGCGGCCGGACAGCTTCACGGGCGGGCTGCGTTTCACCACCGAAAGCGTGATGGACCTCGGCCGTGCGCGTGCACGTTTTGCGCGGGCGCTCAAGTTGTCGTTCAACGGCAATGCCGACTGGACGCGCCTGCGCGCCACCCTCCAGCCGCATTGCACGATGTATCGCGTGGCCGCGACGGCCGGGGCGGGCGGTGGTGGTGGCGGCTTCAATGGTGGCGGCGGGTTCAACGGCGGTGGCGGTGGTGGCTTTGGCCGGCGCAACGGTAGCGGCAACGGCGATGGTGACGGCGAAAAGCAGAACGGCCTGCCGGTGCACATCGTGTATCGCCGCCCGGACGCCGAATGCGAGTCGAGGCTGGGCGACGACTGGAAGGTGCAGCCGGGCGACGAGTTGCTCGGCGAACTTCGCCAGTGGCTCACGACCGACTCGGTGCAGATCATCTACTGACACGAGCGGTCCGGCGCCGGAATGCGCGCAGGATCGGCAGCGTTGTGCGGCGCCGCGTTGCGCCGCCGCCGAAAGACACAACAAGGAAACCCCGATGTTCTCCATCATCGTTCCGACGTGGAACAACCTGGCGCTGCTGCAACTTTGCGTGCGCAGTATTCGCCAGAACTCGCGCTACGCCCACCAGATCATCGTGCACGTGAACGATGGTTCCGATGGTTCGCTCGACTGGGTGCGTGCCGAGGGCCTCGAACATACCGCATCGCCCGACAACATCGGTATCTGTTACGCGGTGAACCAGGCGGCGGCGCTTGCGCGCGAGAAGTACATCGTCTATCTGAACGACGACATGTATTGTTGCCCCGGGTGGGATACCGCGCTGATCGAGCGGGCGCAAGCGATGCCGGACACCGCGTTCATGCTGTCGGGCACGATGATCGAGCCGGTGGACACGGGCAATCCGTGTGTGCTGGTACATGACTTCGGCCGAGAGGTCGACACGTTCGACGAAGCCGCGCTGCTTGCCGCCGTGCCGAACTACCGCAAGCCCGACTGGTTTGGCGCCACCTGGCCGCCGACCCTCGTGCATCGCGACTGGTGGTTCCTGGTGGGCGGATACAGCACCGAGCTGAGCCCGGGGATGAGCAGCGACAACGACTTCTCCATGAAGATGTGGGCCGCGGGCGCCCGGCGTTTCGTCGGCGTGGGCGCGAGCCTCGTGTATCACTTCCAGTGCAAGAGCACGGGCAAGGTTGTGAAGAACGACGGACGCACCCAGTTTCTGCGCAAGTGGGGCATGACACAGTCGATCTTCGATCGCTACTACCTGCGTCGCGGCAAGCCGGTTCCGGCCGGCAATGACGGACGCCTGGCCGAGCCCGTCGAGGACGGGAAGTTGCGTTGGGAGCTTTTCCGTTCCCGCGTGAAGCGGGCGTTGGCCAGGTAACGCGCCGGCGCGGACGCGCAGGCCGCGACCGCCGTTCCGCCTGGGACGCGTCAGCTCTCCCCGCGTCGCAGCAGATCGTACTTCAGAAAGGCGCTGCGCGCGTTCATCCGTGCGATGGCGGCGCCGGTCGCGCCATCCAGGAAGCCTCGGCGCAGGAAGTAGGTGCGAACAAAGGCCCATCCACCATTGATCCACGGTTTGAGCGGCGAGACCCGCTTGCCACGCAATGCCATCTCCTTGGCGCCGGCGCGCGCGTAACGCTGGATCTTGTCCTCAACCTGACGCGCTTCCGTGTAGCTGTAGTGCAGCAGATGGTGCGACAGCGTGCCGATCGCACCGTCGACGATCACCCGTTCGTGGACGAGATTGTCGGAGAAGCGTCCGGCTTCGCGGCGGAATAGC belongs to Pandoraea pnomenusa and includes:
- a CDS encoding glycosyltransferase family 2 protein, coding for MFSIIVPTWNNLALLQLCVRSIRQNSRYAHQIIVHVNDGSDGSLDWVRAEGLEHTASPDNIGICYAVNQAAALAREKYIVYLNDDMYCCPGWDTALIERAQAMPDTAFMLSGTMIEPVDTGNPCVLVHDFGREVDTFDEAALLAAVPNYRKPDWFGATWPPTLVHRDWWFLVGGYSTELSPGMSSDNDFSMKMWAAGARRFVGVGASLVYHFQCKSTGKVVKNDGRTQFLRKWGMTQSIFDRYYLRRGKPVPAGNDGRLAEPVEDGKLRWELFRSRVKRALAR